From a single Mycosarcoma maydis chromosome 14, whole genome shotgun sequence genomic region:
- a CDS encoding uncharacterized protein (related to CEF1 - required during G2/M transition), with amino-acid sequence MVRVIIKGGVWKNTEDEILKAAISKYGKNQWARISSLLVRKTPKQCKARWYEWLDPSIKKTEWSKEEDEKLLHLAKLMPTQWRTIAPLVGRTANHCLERYQKLLDQAEAQDNQATSSSLGLIGTGEAVPSADDVRRLRPGEIDPDPETKPARPDPIDMDEDEKEMLSEARARLANTQGKKAKRKARERALEQSRRLAMLQKRRELKAAGITIKQKPKKGSVDYNADVPFEKKPLPGFYDTSAETSKSYKAPIGKTLQELNNRNAGPEDATKSKRQREAEEKNKQAKQPIAGPSDEHIRKLKEADQITKRRKLNLPAAQVGQDELEAIVKIGLAGERARFLVQDGSSDATDSLLENYSALDSAKATRTPQLAAHEDSVMREANHLRLISSMQTPLLGDVNVDLQSSKSSGIQTPGSFVPQTPNPLLTPGLRNGQTPASASDSRLHADTSTPQRTPLRDNLGLNVDDSFQAGHETPRELKRARSLAQSHLRQSLSSLPAPKNDFDIVVDEQDVELQANSSSRLDNEPAMSEEDAAERDARLARQAAEEEARSEARRSQVVRRNLPRPAQVDLSRLHNQIDSRYRDRVELLVARETAQLLHHDANVHPIAGGKHPEPEAVQFDTLSDTSLITARELMRKELAEQLGFPGANQEALKRMVAASLNDDEEGMQRLEDALKQQWYEARNNKSQLVEQLEVTRAKMARIASQAAKGEKMLTKVLGGYQARSVALLNSTKEQFKALQEAAISRETFEYLGRGEQCGKADRLDSLRKEVESLARRESMAQTAYKLLAEERSTLQEHCEMLEMELLMRQAESLNEANLSA; translated from the coding sequence ATGGTTCGCGTCATCATCAAAGGCGGTGTGTGGAAGAACACTGAAGATGAGATTCTCAAGGCTGCCATCTCCAAATATGGCAAGAATCAGTGGGCGCGTatctcgtcgctcttggTCCGCAAGACACCAAAACAGTGCAAAGCCAGATGGTACGAATGGCTCGACCCTTCCATTAAGAAGACCGAGTGGTccaaagaagaagatgaaAAGCTCCTTCACCTTGCCAAGCTCATGCCTACACAGTGGCGCACAATAGCCCCACTTGTTGGCAGAACCGCTAATCACTGTCTTGAGCGCTATCAGAAGCTTCTCGATCAGGCCGAGGCTCAAGACAATCAGGCTACCTCTAGCTCTCTCGGTCTCATCGGCACCGGCGAAGCCGTCCCCAGCGCAGATGACGTCCGCCGTCTACGCCCCGGTGAAATTGACCCAGATCCGGAAACCAAACCTGCCAGGCCTGACCCCATCGACATGGATGAAGATGAAAAAGAGATGCTTtcagaagctcgagcacgacTTGCTAACACACAAGGTAAGAaggccaagcgcaaggccCGAGAACGCGCTCTCGAGCAATCCCGCCGTCTTGCCATGCTTCAGAAGCGCAGAGagctcaaagctgctggCATCACAATCAAACAAAAGCCAAAGAAGGGTTCTGTCGACTACAATGCCGATGTTCCATTCGAGAAGAAGCCGCTTCCCGGCTTCTACGACACGAGCGCCGAGACCTCCAAATCGTACAAGGCACCCATCGGCAAAACGCTGCAGGAGCTCAACAATCGAAACGCTGGCCCCGAAGATGCCACAAAGAGTAAGCGTCAGCGTGAGGCTGAGGAGAAAAACAAACAAGCCAAACAGCCGATCGCAGGTCCAAGTGACGAGCACAttcgcaagctcaaggaaGCTGACCAAATCACCAAGCGGCGCAAACTCAACCTGCCCGCTGCTCAAGTtggccaagacgagctggaagccATCGTCAAGATCGGCCTAGCAGGCGAACGTGCGCGTTTCTTAGTTCAAGACGGCTCTAGCGATGCTACCGACAGCTTGCTCGAAAACTACTCGGCGCTCGATTCGGCAAAAGCGACCCGTACCCCTCAACTAGCAGCCCACGAAGACTCTGTCATGAGAGAGGCCAACCATCTTCGCCTCATATCCTCAATGCAGACCCCGCTCCTGGGCGATGTCAACGTGGACTTGCAATCATCCAAATCCTCGGGTATTCAGACGCCTGGATCCTTCGTACCTCAAACACCCAACCCGCTCTTGACACCTGGTCTCCGAAACGGACAGACTCCAGCCTCGGCaagcgactcgagactCCATGCAGACACCAGCACGCCACAAAGGACGCCGCTGCGCGACAACTTGGGTCTCAATGTCGACGATAGCTTTCAAGCTGGTCATGAGACGCCAAGAGAGCTCAAGCGGGCACGTAGCCTGGCCCAGTCTCACCTCAGGCAGAGTCTCTCATCGTTGCCCGCGCCAAAGAACGACTTTGACATTGTCGTCGATGAACAGGACGTCGAATTGCAAGCGaattcgagcagcagactTGATAACGAGCCTGCTATGAGTGAAGAGGACGCAGCGGAACGTGATGCCAgacttgctcgtcaagccgccgaggaggaagcCAGATCCGAGGCGCGCCGCAGTCAAGTTGTGCGTCGCAATCTGCCGCGACCGGCACAAGTCGATTTGTCGCGCTTGCACAATCAGATTGATTCTCGCTACCGCGATCGGGTAGAGCTTCTCGTTGCACGCGAAACGGCCCAACTCTTGCATCACGACGCCAACGTGCATCCCATTGCTGGAGGCAAGCATCCCGAGCCTGAGGCGGTGCAATTCGATACGCTGTCCGATACATCCTTAATTACCGCTCGAGAGCTTATGCGTAAAGAGCTAGCCGAACAGCTTGGATTCCCCGGTGCCAATCAGGAGGCTCTGAAACGTATGGTGGCAGCTTCGCTcaatgacgacgaggagggtATGCAAAGACTggaggatgcgctcaagcaaCAATGGTACGAGGCAAGAAACAACAAGTCGCAGCTTGTGGAACAATTGGAGGTGACACGCGCCAAGATGGCTCGAATAGCATCACAAGCGGCCAAGGGCGAAAAGATGCTGACGAAAGTGCTAGGCGGCTATCAGGCGCGGAGCGTGGCGCTCCTGAATTCGACCAAGGAGCAGTTCAAGGCGCTGCAAGAAGCGGCCATTTCGCGCGAGACATTCGAGTATCTCGGTCGGGGAGAACAGTGTGGTAAGGCCGAccgactcgactcgctgcGCAAAGAGGTCGAAAGTTTGGCTAGGCGGGAAAGTATGGCTCAGACGGCGTACAAACTCTTGGCAGAGGAGCGGAGCACGCTGCAGGAACATTGTGAGATGCTTGAGATGGAACTTCTCATGCGACAGGCTGAGTCTCTCAACGAGGCTAATCTGTCTGCCTAG